The proteins below are encoded in one region of Micromonospora yangpuensis:
- a CDS encoding ABC transporter substrate-binding protein, which translates to MRRLRTLAAMVALATLTAGTLTACGGDDDAGDANVLKLWHYEGENSAMSIAWDRAIEVFKDEHPGVEVRFERKAFEQIQQNAAMIINSSEGPDVMEYNKGNATSGLLSKQGLLTDLTAEATERGWDKALSPSLQTTARYDDKGVMGSGNWYGVPNYGEYVMVYYNKDLFAEHQVAVPTTLAELTAAMDTFVAKGIVPLGTAGAEYPAGQLFYQLALAGADRSFVDDYQLYRNPVDFGSGPLRDGAQTFADWVRKGYVAKDSASAKAEDMGTAFIAGKTPMIVSGSWWFGRFATEMKADWDTFLFPGNTLHAGSSGNLWVVPATSKAKDLAYDFIDITMRPEIQALIGNNGGVPVAGDPATITDARGRKLVESFNAVSAADGLAFYPDWPVPGYYDVLVSGFQSLINQSKSPAEVLDAIAKPYAEGVAEIRRG; encoded by the coding sequence ATGCGACGACTGCGTACCCTCGCCGCGATGGTGGCGCTGGCCACCCTGACGGCCGGCACCCTCACCGCCTGCGGTGGTGACGACGACGCCGGCGACGCCAACGTGCTCAAGCTCTGGCACTACGAGGGCGAGAACAGCGCGATGAGCATCGCCTGGGACCGGGCGATCGAGGTGTTCAAGGACGAACACCCCGGCGTCGAGGTCCGCTTCGAGCGCAAGGCGTTCGAACAGATCCAGCAGAACGCGGCGATGATCATCAACTCGTCCGAGGGCCCGGACGTGATGGAGTACAACAAGGGCAACGCCACCTCGGGACTGCTGTCCAAGCAGGGCCTGCTCACCGACCTGACGGCCGAGGCGACCGAACGGGGTTGGGACAAGGCCCTCAGCCCCAGTCTGCAGACCACCGCCCGGTACGACGACAAGGGCGTGATGGGCTCCGGCAACTGGTACGGGGTGCCGAACTACGGCGAGTACGTGATGGTCTACTACAACAAGGACCTCTTCGCCGAACACCAGGTGGCGGTGCCGACCACCCTCGCCGAGCTGACCGCGGCGATGGACACCTTCGTCGCCAAGGGCATCGTGCCGCTGGGCACCGCCGGCGCCGAGTACCCGGCCGGGCAGCTGTTCTACCAGCTCGCGCTCGCCGGAGCCGACCGTTCCTTCGTCGACGACTACCAGCTCTACCGCAACCCGGTCGACTTCGGCAGCGGCCCGCTGCGCGACGGTGCGCAGACCTTCGCCGACTGGGTCCGCAAGGGTTACGTCGCCAAGGACTCGGCCAGCGCCAAGGCCGAGGACATGGGCACCGCGTTCATCGCCGGGAAGACCCCGATGATCGTCTCCGGCAGTTGGTGGTTCGGCCGGTTCGCCACCGAGATGAAGGCCGACTGGGACACCTTCCTGTTCCCCGGCAACACCCTGCACGCCGGTTCGTCGGGCAACCTGTGGGTGGTGCCGGCCACCAGTAAGGCCAAGGACCTGGCGTACGACTTCATCGACATCACCATGCGACCGGAGATCCAGGCGCTGATCGGCAACAACGGCGGCGTCCCGGTTGCCGGCGACCCGGCGACCATCACCGACGCCAGGGGCCGCAAGCTGGTGGAGAGCTTCAACGCCGTCAGCGCCGCCGACGGGCTGGCCTTCTATCCGGACTGGCCGGTGCCCGGCTACTACGACGTGCTGGTCTCCGGCTTCCAGAGCCTGATCAACCAGTCGAAGTCCCCGGCCGAGGTGCTCGACGCCATCGCGAAGCCGTACGCCGAGGGCGTGGCGGAGATCCGACGCGGCTGA
- the yicI gene encoding alpha-xylosidase — MKFTDGYWQLRPGVSVLRPRVVESVEVEERGFTVYAPTGAINGRGDTLNRPVVTVRFFSPAAGVVGVTIGHHAGGLPREPRFGLHTGTDHPVTVDVTGLTASLTTGGLTVRVRLVDAWQVDFLRGDEVVTSSTERSVGVVTDGQGRAFVHDRLALGVGETIYGLGERFGTYVKNGQVVDVWNADGGTASEQAYKNVPFYLSSAGYGLFVDHPEHVSFEVGSEVVSQTQFSVAGQSLTYHVIDGPTGKDVLRRYTALTGRPARVPAWSYGLWLSTSFTTSYDEKTVTEFIDGMAERDLPLSVFHFDCFWMRQFHWVDFIWDPQTFPDPAGMLRRLHERGLKVCVWINPYIAQRSYLFEEGRQAGYLVRNPDGSVWQWDKWQAGMALVDFTNPDAVDWYAGKLKALLDMGVDCFKTDFGERIPTDVVWHDGADPQRMHNYYSYLYNRAVFELLERERGEGEAVLFARSATAGGQQFPVHWGGDCESTFVAMAESLRGGLSLAASGFGYWSHDIGGFEGTPDPAVFKRWIAFGLLSSHSRLHGSGSYRVPWAYDAEAVDVLRHFTRLKLALMPYLAAVAEQAHTEGLPMMRPMILEFPDDPAVAHLDRQYLLGPDVLVAPVMRADGRVTYYLPAGTWTNLLSGQRLTGPGWVTEEHDFFGVPVLARPGAVLPFGTVSDRPDYPWADGVRLRLYAPTEGQRTRVRVPAPDGGPGAEFEVTYDGQVAGVSLISGESSGYTCEVVKAEGQ, encoded by the coding sequence GTGAAGTTCACCGACGGGTACTGGCAGCTGCGTCCCGGGGTCAGCGTGCTGCGCCCCCGGGTCGTCGAATCGGTGGAGGTCGAGGAGCGCGGCTTCACCGTGTACGCCCCCACCGGGGCCATCAACGGACGCGGTGACACCCTCAACCGGCCGGTCGTGACGGTACGGTTCTTCTCCCCCGCCGCCGGCGTGGTGGGGGTGACCATCGGGCACCACGCCGGCGGGCTGCCCCGCGAGCCGCGGTTCGGGCTGCACACCGGCACCGACCACCCGGTCACCGTCGACGTCACCGGGTTGACCGCCTCGTTGACCACCGGTGGGCTGACCGTCCGGGTCCGGCTGGTCGACGCCTGGCAGGTGGACTTCCTGCGCGGCGACGAGGTGGTCACCTCGTCCACCGAGCGCAGCGTCGGGGTGGTCACCGACGGCCAGGGTCGCGCGTTCGTGCACGACCGGTTGGCCCTCGGCGTCGGCGAGACCATCTACGGCCTGGGCGAGCGGTTCGGCACGTACGTCAAGAACGGTCAGGTGGTCGACGTCTGGAACGCCGACGGCGGCACCGCCAGCGAGCAGGCGTACAAGAACGTGCCGTTCTATCTCAGCAGCGCCGGCTACGGTCTCTTCGTCGACCACCCGGAGCACGTCTCCTTCGAGGTCGGCTCCGAGGTGGTGTCGCAGACCCAGTTCAGTGTGGCCGGACAGTCGCTCACCTACCACGTGATCGACGGGCCGACCGGCAAGGACGTGCTGCGCCGGTACACCGCGCTGACCGGCCGGCCGGCCCGGGTACCTGCCTGGTCGTACGGGCTCTGGCTGTCCACCTCCTTCACCACCTCGTACGACGAGAAGACGGTCACCGAGTTCATCGACGGGATGGCCGAACGGGACCTGCCGCTGTCGGTGTTCCACTTCGACTGTTTCTGGATGCGCCAGTTCCACTGGGTCGACTTCATCTGGGACCCGCAGACCTTCCCCGACCCGGCGGGAATGCTGCGCCGGCTGCACGAGCGGGGTCTGAAGGTCTGCGTCTGGATCAACCCGTACATCGCCCAGCGGTCGTACCTGTTCGAGGAGGGCCGGCAGGCCGGCTACCTGGTACGCAACCCGGACGGCTCGGTCTGGCAGTGGGACAAGTGGCAGGCCGGGATGGCGCTTGTCGACTTCACCAACCCCGACGCGGTCGACTGGTACGCCGGCAAGCTGAAGGCCCTGCTGGACATGGGGGTGGACTGCTTCAAGACCGACTTCGGCGAGCGGATCCCCACCGACGTGGTGTGGCACGACGGCGCGGACCCGCAGCGGATGCACAACTACTACTCGTACCTCTACAACCGGGCCGTCTTCGAGCTGCTGGAGCGCGAACGGGGCGAGGGTGAGGCGGTGCTCTTCGCCCGCTCGGCCACCGCTGGCGGGCAGCAGTTCCCGGTGCACTGGGGCGGCGACTGCGAGTCGACCTTCGTGGCGATGGCCGAGTCGCTGCGCGGCGGGCTCTCCCTGGCCGCCTCCGGTTTCGGCTACTGGAGCCACGACATCGGCGGCTTCGAGGGCACCCCCGATCCGGCGGTGTTCAAGCGCTGGATCGCCTTCGGGCTGCTCTCCTCGCACTCCCGGCTGCACGGCTCCGGCTCGTACCGGGTGCCGTGGGCCTACGACGCCGAGGCGGTGGACGTGCTGCGCCACTTCACCCGGCTCAAGCTCGCCCTGATGCCGTACCTGGCGGCGGTCGCCGAGCAGGCGCACACCGAGGGGCTGCCGATGATGCGGCCGATGATCCTGGAGTTCCCGGACGACCCGGCGGTGGCGCACCTGGACCGGCAGTACCTGCTCGGCCCGGACGTGCTGGTCGCGCCGGTGATGCGCGCCGACGGCCGGGTCACGTACTACCTGCCGGCCGGCACCTGGACCAACCTGCTCAGCGGTCAGCGGCTGACCGGACCGGGGTGGGTGACCGAGGAGCACGACTTCTTCGGCGTGCCGGTGCTGGCCCGCCCCGGCGCGGTGCTCCCGTTCGGTACGGTCTCGGACCGACCGGACTACCCGTGGGCCGACGGCGTACGGCTGCGGCTCTACGCTCCCACCGAGGGACAACGCACCCGGGTACGCGTACCCGCGCCGGACGGCGGGCCGGGAGCGGAGTTCGAGGTGACCTACGACGGTCAGGTGGCGGGCGTCTCGTTGATCTCCGGGGAGTCATCGGGGTACACCTGTGAGGTTGTGAAGGCGGAAGGACAGTAG
- a CDS encoding GH1 family beta-glucosidase: MTARSFPEGFLWGSATASYQIEGAATEDGRGPSIWDTYSHTPGRTLNGDTGDVAADHYHRWAEDLDHLKELGLGAYRFSIAWPRVQPGGSGAFNQAGIDFYSRLTDRLLELGIQPVATMYHWDLPQELEDAGGWPARDTALRFQEYAAGIVGALGDRVHTWTTLNEPWCSAYLGYASGVHAPGRTEPAAALAAVHHLNLAHGLAGRVVRELAPAAQLSVTLNLHVIRPASDSAADADAVRRIDALANRAFLGPMLDGAYPADLLADTAEVTDWSFVRDGDEQTAAVPLDVLGVNYYSTTLVRAWDGVAARSDNDGHGRSAHTPWVGAGDVDFLPQPGPYTAMGWNIDPSGMTELLLRLSREYPNQPMMITENGAAFADEVSADGRIHDEPRVDYLYRHIDAVGEAVDGGADVRGYFVWSLLDNFEWGYGYDRRFGIIRVDYDTQVRTWKDSAHWYRRLATTGVLPDRKLD, from the coding sequence ATGACAGCGCGCAGTTTTCCCGAGGGTTTCCTGTGGGGTTCGGCCACGGCGTCGTACCAGATCGAGGGAGCGGCCACCGAGGACGGGCGGGGGCCGTCGATCTGGGACACCTACAGCCACACCCCCGGCCGGACCCTGAACGGTGACACCGGTGACGTGGCGGCCGACCACTACCACCGGTGGGCCGAGGACCTGGACCACCTCAAGGAGTTGGGGCTCGGCGCGTACCGGTTCTCGATCGCCTGGCCCCGAGTGCAGCCCGGCGGTTCGGGGGCGTTCAACCAGGCAGGCATCGACTTCTACTCCCGGCTGACCGACCGGCTGCTGGAGCTGGGCATCCAGCCGGTGGCCACCATGTACCACTGGGACCTGCCGCAGGAGTTGGAGGACGCCGGCGGCTGGCCGGCCCGGGACACCGCGCTGCGTTTCCAGGAGTACGCCGCCGGCATCGTCGGCGCGCTCGGCGACCGGGTGCACACCTGGACCACCCTGAACGAGCCGTGGTGCTCGGCGTACCTCGGTTACGCCTCCGGGGTGCACGCGCCGGGGCGCACCGAGCCGGCGGCGGCGCTGGCCGCCGTACACCATCTCAACCTGGCGCACGGTCTGGCCGGTCGGGTGGTGCGCGAGCTGGCACCGGCCGCGCAGCTGTCGGTGACGCTGAACCTGCACGTGATCCGGCCGGCGTCGGACTCGGCCGCCGACGCCGACGCGGTCCGGCGCATCGACGCGCTGGCCAACCGGGCGTTCCTCGGGCCGATGCTCGACGGCGCCTACCCGGCGGACCTGCTCGCCGACACCGCCGAGGTCACCGACTGGTCGTTCGTGCGCGACGGCGACGAGCAGACCGCCGCGGTGCCGCTGGACGTGCTCGGGGTGAACTACTACTCCACCACCCTGGTCCGCGCCTGGGACGGCGTCGCGGCCCGCTCGGACAACGACGGGCACGGCCGCTCGGCGCACACCCCGTGGGTGGGCGCCGGTGACGTGGACTTCCTGCCGCAGCCCGGCCCGTACACCGCGATGGGTTGGAATATCGACCCGAGCGGGATGACCGAGCTGCTGCTACGGCTCAGCCGGGAGTACCCGAACCAGCCGATGATGATCACCGAGAACGGGGCGGCCTTCGCCGACGAGGTCTCGGCCGACGGGCGGATCCACGACGAGCCCCGGGTCGACTACCTGTACCGGCACATCGACGCGGTGGGCGAGGCCGTCGACGGCGGCGCGGACGTGCGCGGCTACTTCGTCTGGTCGCTGCTTGACAACTTCGAGTGGGGCTACGGCTACGACCGCCGCTTCGGCATCATCCGGGTCGACTACGACACCCAGGTACGCACCTGGAAGGACAGCGCCCACTGGTACCGCCGCCTGGCCACCACCGGAGTCCTCCCGGATCGGAAACTCGACTAA
- a CDS encoding metal-dependent hydrolase has translation MMGPSHALSGAAVWLAGSWGLYQFADYEQSPLALAVGTAVCAGGALFPDLDLSGKVTRNQGGATVARTFGVVSLFAAEVMEKISLGVYYATKLSKDPKRNNGHRTLTHTIPFTVLVGWGTTWLCATYGKWAVIGILFFMIGLALRGLFDKWAERAGWVIVTLVSAAAAWFTFANLPGDRGYPLLGLAMGVGCFVHILGDMITRAGVPILWPIPIKRRMWTPIRLPSKFALRTGSKTETVVLRSIMTVVVVLSAIGLVAPSVLERFTTEL, from the coding sequence ATGATGGGACCGTCCCACGCGCTGTCCGGCGCGGCGGTGTGGCTGGCCGGCTCGTGGGGGCTGTACCAGTTCGCCGACTACGAGCAGTCGCCGCTCGCGCTCGCCGTCGGGACCGCGGTCTGCGCCGGTGGCGCGCTCTTTCCCGACCTGGACCTCTCCGGCAAGGTCACCCGCAACCAGGGCGGCGCGACCGTCGCCCGGACCTTCGGCGTGGTCAGCCTCTTCGCCGCCGAGGTGATGGAGAAGATCTCGCTGGGCGTCTACTACGCCACCAAGTTGAGCAAGGATCCCAAGCGCAACAACGGCCACCGTACGCTTACCCACACCATCCCGTTCACCGTCCTGGTCGGCTGGGGCACCACCTGGCTCTGCGCCACGTACGGCAAGTGGGCCGTGATCGGGATCCTGTTCTTCATGATCGGTCTGGCCCTGCGCGGGTTGTTCGACAAGTGGGCCGAACGGGCCGGCTGGGTGATCGTGACCCTGGTGTCGGCCGCCGCCGCCTGGTTCACCTTCGCCAACCTCCCCGGTGACCGGGGGTATCCGCTGCTCGGGCTGGCGATGGGGGTGGGCTGTTTCGTGCACATCCTCGGCGACATGATCACCCGGGCCGGGGTGCCGATCCTCTGGCCGATCCCGATCAAGCGTCGGATGTGGACGCCGATCCGGCTGCCGAGCAAATTCGCCCTGCGTACCGGCAGCAAGACCGAGACGGTCGTGCTGCGTTCGATCATGACTGTCGTCGTGGTGCTCTCCGCGATCGGCCTGGTCGCCCCCTCGGTGCTGGAGCGGTTCACCACCGAGCTGTGA
- a CDS encoding carbohydrate ABC transporter permease — MAVPRSPVAPERRPPRRGTARRGRDGTYWLYLIPGAVLFALVIGGPLLFTGYLSLTRWSGIGDPSFVGLENYRRLLDDQVFWLSFRNTLSMIVAMVLVPTALGLLLATVLFDTIGRRFRPRTAAALRAAFYLPQVLPVVVAGIVWGWILRPDGALNGLLTAVGLDGLRHDWLGDPDTALPAVLGVMIWVQIGYPVVVFMAALQRVDPELYEAAELDGAGWWHRFRAITLPQIRPETFVVALTCTIAAMKVFGPIYALTRGGPENATIVPSYFAYHTFFNKLQVGYGSAISTVLTAIIVLVALVVLAAQRRAERADGGS; from the coding sequence ATGGCCGTACCCCGATCCCCCGTCGCGCCGGAGAGGCGCCCGCCACGTCGCGGCACCGCCCGCCGGGGCCGCGACGGCACGTACTGGCTCTACCTGATCCCCGGCGCGGTGTTGTTCGCGCTGGTCATCGGTGGCCCGTTGCTGTTCACCGGTTACCTGTCGCTCACCCGCTGGTCGGGCATCGGCGACCCGAGTTTCGTGGGCCTGGAGAACTACCGGCGGCTCCTCGACGACCAGGTGTTCTGGTTGTCGTTCCGCAACACCCTGTCGATGATCGTGGCGATGGTGCTGGTCCCCACCGCACTCGGGCTGCTGCTGGCCACCGTCCTGTTCGACACCATCGGCCGACGGTTCCGGCCGCGTACCGCCGCCGCCCTGCGGGCCGCGTTCTACCTGCCCCAGGTCCTGCCGGTGGTGGTCGCCGGCATCGTGTGGGGGTGGATCCTGCGCCCCGACGGGGCGCTCAACGGGCTGCTCACCGCGGTCGGCCTGGACGGGCTGCGCCACGACTGGCTGGGTGACCCGGACACCGCCCTGCCGGCGGTGCTGGGGGTGATGATCTGGGTGCAGATCGGCTACCCGGTGGTGGTCTTCATGGCCGCGTTGCAGCGGGTCGACCCCGAGCTGTACGAGGCGGCGGAGCTGGACGGGGCCGGCTGGTGGCACCGGTTCCGGGCGATCACCCTGCCGCAGATCCGGCCGGAGACCTTCGTGGTGGCACTCACCTGCACGATCGCCGCGATGAAGGTGTTCGGCCCGATCTACGCGCTGACCCGGGGCGGGCCGGAGAACGCCACGATCGTGCCGTCGTACTTCGCGTACCACACCTTCTTCAACAAGCTCCAGGTCGGCTACGGCTCGGCGATCTCGACAGTCCTCACCGCGATCATCGTGCTGGTGGCGTTGGTCGTCCTGGCCGCCCAACGCCGCGCCGAGCGTGCCGACGGAGGCAGCTGA
- a CDS encoding LacI family DNA-binding transcriptional regulator: MANMQDVARLAQVSVSTVSYVLTGARPISAATREKVRAAMAELGYQPHAMARGLASRRSRILGLLLPIDERGLGATETAFVTGAATAASAAGYHLVLSPVDAGDLDGLRQLASQRMLDGVLLMEVQLDDPRVGVLRSAGVPVVLIGRTADTTGLSYVDIDFDRTVHDAVGYLADLGHRRIVYVNHSATAIAEGYGPALRSRDAFATATAGRRIEPVMIPAEDSPGGGRAALASAFDRAPDLTAVLAMNESAVFGILGGLAAHGRTVPDDVSVVSMVTSPQVAELATPALTTMTSPGTAVGRIAVEQLLRHLGAGSTDSAGSTGSTDSAEIHQQLLPCTLEVRGSTGPPPTLTPAPTGRRSAHP, from the coding sequence ATGGCGAACATGCAGGATGTCGCCCGTCTCGCCCAGGTCTCGGTCAGCACCGTGTCGTACGTGCTCACCGGCGCCCGCCCGATCTCCGCGGCCACCCGGGAGAAGGTCCGCGCCGCCATGGCCGAGCTGGGTTACCAGCCGCACGCGATGGCTCGGGGGCTGGCCAGCCGGCGCAGCCGGATCCTCGGGCTGCTGCTGCCGATCGACGAGCGCGGCCTCGGGGCGACCGAGACGGCCTTCGTCACCGGCGCCGCGACCGCGGCCAGCGCGGCCGGCTACCACCTGGTGCTCTCCCCCGTCGACGCCGGTGACCTCGACGGGCTGCGCCAGCTGGCCAGTCAGCGGATGCTCGACGGGGTGCTGCTGATGGAGGTGCAGCTCGACGACCCACGGGTCGGGGTCCTGCGCTCAGCCGGCGTCCCGGTGGTGCTGATCGGGCGTACCGCCGACACCACCGGCCTGTCGTACGTCGACATCGACTTCGACCGTACGGTGCACGACGCCGTCGGGTACCTGGCCGACCTCGGGCACCGGCGCATCGTCTACGTCAACCACTCGGCCACCGCGATCGCCGAGGGCTACGGTCCGGCACTGCGCTCCCGGGACGCCTTCGCCACCGCGACGGCCGGTCGCCGCATCGAGCCGGTGATGATCCCGGCCGAGGACAGCCCGGGCGGTGGCCGGGCGGCGCTGGCCAGCGCCTTCGACCGGGCCCCCGACCTCACCGCCGTGCTGGCCATGAACGAGAGCGCGGTCTTCGGCATCCTCGGTGGGCTCGCCGCGCACGGCCGTACGGTCCCCGACGACGTCTCGGTGGTCTCGATGGTCACCTCGCCGCAGGTGGCCGAGTTGGCCACCCCCGCACTGACCACGATGACCTCACCGGGCACGGCGGTGGGGCGGATCGCCGTCGAGCAGCTGCTGCGCCACCTCGGTGCCGGGAGCACCGACAGCGCCGGGAGCACCGGGAGCACCGACAGCGCCGAGATCCACCAGCAGTTGCTGCCCTGCACCTTGGAGGTCCGCGGCTCCACCGGACCACCACCGACCCTGACACCCGCACCGACCGGCCGGCGCAGCGCGCACCCATGA
- a CDS encoding carbohydrate ABC transporter permease, with protein sequence MSLTTAPGGTPVDTAPRARTRDPRRHGSGGWLALGLVSAAALLMLVPLAIMLLNAFKPPGQYSTEGPLSWPTEFYTDGLRAYWTRVDFPLKLWNSTLIAGSVAVFAVAVSLLNAYALGIGRVRGRLTIVGLFLLANMLPQESLVYPLYYLAKEVGLYNTRLAVIIIFTVIQSAFGTYLLASVLGTFPRSLLEAAALDGAGSWTILRRVVLPNVRPTLAVLLVFFFVWTWNEFLIPLVMLIDNQTQTIPVALASLQGDRLMDAPTTNAGALVSLVPAIVFFLIFQRTLSRGITVGAEK encoded by the coding sequence ATGTCCCTCACCACCGCACCGGGCGGCACCCCGGTCGACACCGCGCCGCGGGCCCGTACCCGGGACCCCCGCCGGCACGGCTCCGGCGGCTGGCTGGCGCTCGGCCTGGTCAGCGCCGCCGCGCTGCTGATGCTGGTGCCGTTGGCCATCATGCTGCTCAACGCGTTCAAACCGCCGGGGCAGTACTCCACCGAGGGGCCGCTGAGCTGGCCGACGGAGTTCTACACCGACGGCCTGCGGGCGTACTGGACGCGGGTGGACTTCCCACTGAAGCTGTGGAACTCGACGCTGATCGCCGGCTCGGTGGCGGTCTTCGCGGTGGCGGTGTCGCTGCTCAACGCGTACGCGCTGGGTATCGGTCGGGTCCGCGGCCGGCTGACGATCGTGGGCCTGTTCCTGCTGGCGAACATGCTGCCGCAGGAGTCGCTCGTCTACCCGCTGTACTACCTGGCCAAGGAGGTCGGCCTCTACAACACCCGACTCGCCGTGATCATCATCTTCACCGTCATCCAGAGCGCGTTCGGCACGTACCTGCTCGCCTCGGTGCTGGGCACGTTCCCGCGTAGCCTGCTGGAGGCGGCGGCGTTGGACGGGGCCGGCTCCTGGACGATCCTGCGCCGGGTCGTGCTGCCCAACGTCCGCCCGACCCTCGCGGTGCTGCTGGTCTTCTTCTTCGTCTGGACCTGGAACGAGTTCCTGATCCCGCTGGTGATGCTGATCGACAACCAGACCCAGACGATCCCGGTGGCCCTGGCGTCGTTGCAGGGTGACCGGCTGATGGACGCTCCCACGACGAACGCCGGGGCGCTGGTCAGCCTCGTCCCGGCGATCGTCTTCTTCCTCATCTTCCAACGCACGCTGAGCCGCGGCATCACCGTAGGAGCCGAGAAGTGA
- a CDS encoding nucleotidyltransferase family protein produces MIIAAGGGRRIGGPEALLHQGEKPLVRRMIDTLAEAGCAQVVVVLGASADQVRETADLTGATVVVNRAWGTGVGSSIRAGLATLADDGIEAVVVVPVDMPGLTVAAVRRVAALPYPDVLVCATYDGLRGYPMLFGRRHWPGIATLASADVGARPYLLAHKDQIVDIACDTVADGSRVDTPELMALYGLTIPPQRIGA; encoded by the coding sequence ATGATCATCGCCGCCGGTGGCGGTCGTCGCATCGGCGGCCCCGAGGCTCTTCTGCACCAGGGGGAGAAGCCACTGGTGCGCCGAATGATCGACACCTTGGCCGAAGCGGGTTGCGCGCAGGTCGTGGTGGTGCTCGGGGCCTCGGCCGACCAGGTGCGCGAGACGGCGGACCTGACCGGGGCCACCGTCGTGGTCAACCGGGCCTGGGGCACCGGCGTCGGCTCGTCCATCCGGGCCGGCCTGGCCACGCTGGCCGACGACGGTATCGAGGCGGTCGTGGTGGTGCCGGTGGACATGCCGGGGCTCACCGTCGCCGCGGTCCGCCGGGTCGCCGCGCTGCCGTACCCGGATGTGCTGGTCTGCGCGACCTACGACGGGTTGCGCGGCTACCCGATGCTGTTCGGACGCCGGCACTGGCCGGGGATCGCCACGCTGGCCAGCGCCGACGTCGGGGCCCGGCCGTACCTGCTGGCGCACAAGGACCAGATCGTCGACATCGCCTGCGACACGGTGGCCGACGGCAGCCGAGTGGACACCCCCGAGCTGATGGCCCTCTACGGCCTCACCATCCCACCCCAACGCATCGGCGCCTGA